One Actinomadura viridis genomic region harbors:
- a CDS encoding type II secretion system F family protein, whose product MAAELAAGRTPEDAFATTAALLQPHIAQQLLTVRASPTAGRRDQARKVPPAMPAAPVTGRRPTASTKVIEHLEELSGREDGAEGLRLLAACWRIGAERGGALATVLDGLATALRDEEAQRQEIATQLAGPRATARLLAGLPLLGLGMAAALGANPLAFLFGTLPGLGCLSAGVGLDLAGLWWTRRLAHAAEGPG is encoded by the coding sequence ATGGCAGCGGAGCTGGCCGCCGGCAGGACGCCCGAGGACGCGTTCGCGACCACCGCGGCGCTTCTCCAACCGCACATCGCCCAGCAGTTGCTGACCGTTCGCGCCTCCCCCACGGCCGGCCGGCGGGACCAGGCCCGAAAAGTTCCGCCCGCCATGCCGGCGGCTCCGGTGACCGGCCGGCGGCCGACAGCGTCAACGAAGGTCATCGAGCACCTGGAGGAACTGTCCGGGCGCGAGGACGGGGCCGAGGGCCTCCGCCTCCTCGCGGCGTGCTGGCGCATAGGCGCGGAACGCGGCGGCGCCCTCGCCACCGTCCTCGATGGGCTGGCCACCGCACTCCGCGACGAGGAAGCACAGCGCCAGGAGATCGCGACCCAGCTCGCCGGGCCGCGCGCGACGGCGCGGCTTCTCGCCGGGCTTCCGCTCCTCGGCCTCGGCATGGCCGCCGCGTTGGGCGCGAACCCCCTGGCGTTCCTCTTCGGCACCCTTCCCGGGCTCGGGTGCCTGTCCGCGGGCGTCGGCCTCGACCTGGCCGGGCTCTGGTGGACCCGGCGGCTCGCACACGCGGCGGAGGGCCCCGGATGA
- a CDS encoding TadA family conjugal transfer-associated ATPase — protein sequence MSRFSDAVRGRLADIGGEPTTGRVAAAVRAEDRLLGDREVLTLAGALRAEFVGAGPLEPLLGSAEVTDVLVNGPGEVWVDAGAGLSRTAIRFPDEATLRRLAQRLTAAAGRRLDDASPYADARLPGGIRLHAVLPPIAPNGTCLSLRLPRRRAFTLDELVAAGTVPPAGADLLAALVAARAAFLVTGGTGTGKTTLLSCLLTLVHPGERLVLVEDSAELGPDHPHVVRLEARPPNVEGAGGVTLHDLVRQALRMRPDRLVVGEVRGSEVSVLLSALNTGHEGGCGTLHANAPADVPARLEALACAAGLSREAVHSQLAAALDIVVHLVREPAGGKRRVAEVCLLRRARDGLVGVVPAISFTPTGEAIPAEGAGALAARLGHRWRPP from the coding sequence GTGAGCCGGTTCTCCGACGCGGTGCGCGGCCGCCTCGCGGACATCGGCGGTGAGCCGACCACCGGGCGGGTCGCCGCGGCCGTGCGCGCCGAGGACCGGTTACTGGGCGACCGCGAGGTGCTGACCCTGGCCGGCGCGTTACGGGCCGAGTTCGTCGGTGCCGGTCCGCTCGAACCGCTGCTCGGATCGGCTGAGGTCACCGACGTTCTCGTGAACGGCCCCGGCGAGGTGTGGGTGGACGCGGGCGCGGGCCTGAGCCGTACCGCGATCCGTTTCCCGGACGAGGCGACCCTGCGCAGGCTGGCCCAGCGCCTCACCGCCGCCGCGGGACGCCGCCTCGACGACGCGTCCCCCTACGCCGACGCGCGCCTTCCCGGGGGCATCCGCCTCCACGCCGTGCTACCGCCGATCGCGCCGAACGGCACCTGCCTGTCGCTCCGCCTGCCCCGCCGGCGCGCGTTCACTCTGGACGAGCTTGTCGCGGCCGGCACGGTGCCGCCCGCCGGCGCCGATCTCCTGGCGGCGCTGGTCGCGGCCCGCGCCGCGTTCCTGGTGACCGGCGGCACCGGGACCGGCAAGACGACCCTCCTGAGCTGCCTCCTGACACTCGTCCACCCCGGTGAACGGCTCGTCCTGGTGGAGGACTCGGCCGAACTCGGCCCCGATCACCCCCATGTCGTACGGCTGGAGGCCAGGCCGCCCAACGTGGAGGGGGCCGGTGGAGTCACCCTGCACGACCTCGTGCGCCAAGCCCTCCGGATGCGTCCCGATCGGCTCGTCGTGGGCGAGGTGAGGGGTTCGGAGGTCAGCGTTCTCCTGAGCGCTCTCAACACCGGCCATGAAGGAGGCTGCGGCACGCTGCACGCCAACGCGCCCGCCGACGTACCGGCCCGCCTCGAAGCCCTGGCGTGCGCCGCCGGGCTCAGCCGGGAGGCCGTGCACAGCCAGCTCGCCGCCGCTCTCGACATCGTCGTCCACCTCGTTCGCGAGCCCGCCGGAGGCAAGCGGCGCGTGGCGGAGGTCTGCCTGCTGCGCCGTGCCCGCGACGGCCTGGTGGGAGTGGTCCCCGCCATCTCGTTCACTCCCACCGGCGAAGCGATCCCGGCGGAGGGCGCCGGCGCACTGGCCGCACGCCTCGGCCACCGCTGGAGACCGCCGTGA
- a CDS encoding type II secretion system F family protein — translation MGVLVGAFVGAAVFHTFGRLGRAEQRNRAARMVADLPVAVDLLAACLRGGTPWSEAVEAVAGAVGGPLGDELHTVAVQIRLGADPAVAWGALTQQETLAPLARTATRALQSGAPPAALLARLAHDQRRAARTAAAARARTAGIHALAPLGACFLPAFVLLGVVPAIAGIAATLLLPW, via the coding sequence GTGGGGGTTCTCGTGGGAGCCTTCGTCGGCGCGGCGGTCTTCCATACGTTCGGCCGCCTCGGCCGCGCCGAGCAGCGGAACCGGGCGGCGCGGATGGTCGCCGACCTCCCCGTGGCGGTCGATCTGCTCGCCGCATGCCTCCGTGGCGGCACACCCTGGAGCGAGGCCGTCGAAGCCGTGGCCGGTGCGGTGGGCGGCCCCCTCGGGGACGAGCTTCATACGGTCGCCGTCCAGATCCGGCTGGGCGCCGATCCCGCAGTGGCCTGGGGCGCCCTCACACAACAGGAGACCCTCGCGCCACTCGCCCGTACCGCCACCCGGGCCCTCCAGAGCGGTGCCCCACCCGCGGCCCTCCTCGCCCGCCTGGCCCATGACCAACGACGCGCCGCCCGGACGGCCGCCGCCGCCCGTGCCCGCACAGCGGGAATCCACGCGCTGGCCCCGCTGGGCGCGTGCTTCCTACCGGCCTTCGTCCTGCTTGGAGTGGTGCCCGCCATAGCCGGTATAGCGGCGACACTTCTCCTCCCCTGGTGA